One Gemmatimonadales bacterium DNA segment encodes these proteins:
- a CDS encoding helix-turn-helix domain-containing protein, whose amino-acid sequence MTHETIRLDRYIVTTLLRDLVGHDRHPSAYLVYLHLTIRATGGRHATVTASYEDLATATGLSKSGVQQAVRTLKRRRLIRVERTTPTSIPEYEVLTPWRR is encoded by the coding sequence GTGACTCACGAGACGATCCGCCTCGACCGCTACATCGTGACCACCCTGTTGCGCGACCTGGTGGGGCATGACCGCCATCCCTCGGCGTATCTCGTCTACCTCCACCTCACCATTCGTGCGACCGGCGGCCGGCACGCAACGGTCACGGCGTCGTACGAGGATCTCGCGACGGCGACCGGCCTCTCCAAGAGCGGTGTGCAGCAGGCGGTGCGGACGCTCAAGCGCCGGCGGTTGATCCGCGTCGAACGCACGACGCCAACGTCGATTCCGGAGTACGAGGTATTGA